One window from the genome of Fulvivirga lutea encodes:
- a CDS encoding single-stranded DNA-binding protein, translated as MNNLRNNVQLIGRLGKDPEVKELTSGKTLATFSLATSESYRNANGEKVEDTQWHNIVAWGKQAQIIGDYVKKGQEIAISGKLIHRSYETNSGEKRYITEINMNELLMLGGKGN; from the coding sequence ATGAACAATTTAAGAAACAACGTGCAATTAATCGGAAGACTTGGCAAAGACCCAGAAGTAAAAGAACTAACTAGCGGTAAAACACTGGCTACGTTTTCTTTAGCAACTTCTGAAAGCTACCGCAATGCGAATGGCGAGAAAGTAGAAGACACACAATGGCACAACATAGTAGCATGGGGTAAGCAAGCGCAGATTATAGGTGACTACGTAAAGAAGGGTCAGGAAATTGCCATCTCTGGTAAACTCATTCATCGCTCGTATGAAACCAACTCAGGTGAAAAGCGATACATCACCGAAATAAATATGAATGAACTATTAATGCTGGGAGGCAAAGGAAATTAA
- the recQ gene encoding DNA helicase RecQ — translation MKKPLEILSKTFGYNTFRPHQEEIINSVLDNNDTVVLMPTGGGKSLCYQVPALAKEGTAIVISPLIALMKDQVDALRLHGVAAAYLNSTQTQEEQNQILSLMRTGELKLLYLAPERLLGREEQFITFIQNLTISLIAVDEAHCISSWGHDFRPEYLLLAKIKKSMARVPIIALTATADDLTRKDIIAKLELPNPNVFVTGFNRPNIQYLVRPKSNSYAQLIEFLEKNKDECGIIYTLRRKDTEELAERLMGDGLIAKPYHAGLDRSIRNQHQEEFLKDEVKIIVATIAFGMGIDKSNVRYVVHMDLPKNIEGYYQETGRAGRDGLPSTALMFYSYSDFFSMQKLVEVDDNPEQSAVMVDKLRQMANFGSLKSCRRRFLLEYFGEKAEAHCGNCDNCLSSFEEIDATELSQKVLSAVSRLDQRFGVNYVIDFLKGSKSVKMREEHKQLKTFGVGADLSKDEWRHYINELVHLDYLGRSKGQYPVLQLTDKSVEVLQGLTRVNLPKAVDENMTFIDQQPAEIHQELIKNLKDVRRQMADSEAVPAFVVFSDVSLRELATFLPQSSEELSRISGFGEIKVQRYGEPILQEIKSYCSKHQLSSNVPAAKPKPRKTSATTLGDTYLKTFEFFQEGKDINAIAKVRSLAPGTIESHFDMLIRHGKLKAQDILDHETITIIQQAIEKNAGVGLKPIKEELGDAFSYGEIRMVLAEMSYTKPQSII, via the coding sequence ATGAAAAAGCCTTTAGAAATTCTATCCAAGACATTTGGCTACAATACCTTCAGACCTCATCAGGAGGAAATCATCAATAGCGTTTTAGATAATAATGATACAGTTGTATTAATGCCTACTGGCGGAGGCAAGTCACTATGCTATCAAGTGCCGGCTTTGGCAAAAGAAGGTACTGCCATAGTCATTTCACCCCTAATTGCTTTGATGAAAGATCAGGTAGATGCACTGCGATTGCACGGGGTTGCTGCAGCGTACCTCAATTCTACCCAAACCCAGGAAGAGCAAAATCAAATACTATCATTGATGCGAACGGGTGAATTAAAGTTACTTTACCTGGCACCTGAAAGGTTGTTGGGCAGAGAAGAACAGTTCATCACTTTTATACAAAATTTGACTATTTCGCTCATTGCTGTCGATGAAGCGCATTGCATATCTTCCTGGGGCCATGACTTCCGACCGGAATATTTGCTTTTGGCGAAAATTAAAAAATCAATGGCACGAGTACCCATTATTGCACTCACTGCCACGGCTGATGATCTTACCAGAAAAGATATCATTGCTAAACTGGAATTGCCTAATCCAAACGTTTTTGTCACTGGTTTTAATCGTCCGAATATTCAATACCTAGTGAGGCCCAAAAGCAATAGCTATGCTCAGCTGATAGAATTTTTGGAGAAGAATAAAGATGAATGCGGCATCATATATACCCTACGAAGAAAAGATACAGAGGAGTTAGCGGAGCGCCTTATGGGAGATGGATTGATAGCCAAGCCCTATCATGCAGGTCTGGATCGTAGTATTAGAAATCAGCACCAGGAGGAATTTCTCAAAGATGAAGTAAAAATAATCGTAGCCACCATCGCCTTTGGAATGGGTATCGACAAATCCAATGTTAGGTATGTCGTACACATGGATTTGCCCAAAAATATTGAAGGATACTATCAGGAAACAGGCCGGGCAGGTAGGGATGGTTTACCAAGTACCGCACTCATGTTTTATTCCTATAGCGACTTTTTTTCAATGCAGAAATTAGTAGAGGTGGATGATAACCCCGAGCAATCAGCGGTGATGGTGGATAAACTAAGGCAAATGGCCAATTTCGGAAGTTTGAAATCGTGTAGAAGAAGGTTTTTATTGGAGTATTTTGGTGAAAAGGCAGAGGCTCATTGTGGTAATTGCGATAACTGCCTAAGTAGTTTTGAAGAAATTGATGCTACTGAGCTTTCTCAAAAAGTGCTATCAGCTGTAAGTAGATTGGATCAGCGTTTTGGGGTAAATTATGTGATCGACTTTTTGAAAGGATCAAAATCTGTAAAAATGCGGGAAGAGCATAAGCAATTGAAGACATTTGGTGTTGGTGCAGATTTATCCAAAGACGAATGGCGACACTATATCAATGAATTGGTTCATTTGGATTATTTAGGTAGGTCTAAAGGTCAGTATCCGGTGTTGCAACTTACCGATAAAAGCGTTGAAGTTCTTCAAGGATTAACCAGAGTGAATCTACCTAAGGCTGTGGATGAAAACATGACATTTATAGATCAACAGCCGGCCGAAATACATCAAGAGTTGATTAAAAACTTAAAAGATGTAAGAAGGCAAATGGCTGATAGTGAGGCTGTTCCGGCTTTTGTTGTATTTTCAGATGTATCTTTAAGAGAATTAGCCACGTTTTTGCCACAGTCTTCAGAGGAATTGTCTCGCATAAGTGGTTTTGGTGAGATAAAAGTACAACGGTATGGCGAACCAATTTTACAAGAAATAAAGTCCTACTGCAGTAAACATCAATTATCCTCTAATGTGCCAGCGGCCAAACCTAAACCAAGAAAAACGTCTGCTACCACACTCGGTGATACTTATTTAAAAACATTCGAATTTTTTCAAGAAGGTAAGGATATCAATGCAATAGCAAAAGTAAGAAGTCTTGCTCCAGGCACCATAGAATCTCATTTCGATATGCTTATTCGTCATGGCAAATTGAAAGCACAGGATATTCTCGACCATGAAACTATAACCATTATTCAACAAGCCATTGAGAAGAATGCTGGCGTTGGATTAAAGCCGATAAAGGAGGAATTGGGAGATGCCTTTAGCTACGGGGAAATAAGAATGGTGCTGGCTGAAATGTCATACACCAAACCACAGAGCATTATATAA
- a CDS encoding monovalent cation:proton antiporter family protein encodes MAILNSIGVLLAFSIVAIAANQIARYFQNIRLPIITGFLVVGVLSGPFVLGLIPSGSVVQLKIINEIALSFIAFAAASELYIKNLRSRLNNIKWLTIGQLGITFTLLVISIFFIEELVPFSANLPWPNRLVIAMLISAIFCARSPSSVIPVINEMRAKGSYTSSVMGTTVLLDFLVIILFAMVLSFGIALYEGADVNIISLVKILFEIAGSIVLGLGFAFLLSLLLAAQLKLPVKGILLLVLGFIIFSVSDFLSYLPEQIWSVSLHLEPLLMCVVAGYRITNFTRYRQEFIKIIHDIGPYIYCAFFTAVGAMLNIQLIYEVLPSALILLALNAVLLFVGTGIGARISKEPPKRTSVYWMAFLTQAGVGLGLVTTVIDTFPEWGQEFATLAISVIIMNQLIGPPLFKWAITKVGENHERATIPTFDGIRDAIVIGFESQSVALARQLKSHGWEVKLATRKQDLNSDEFPDVDIRVVERLDLEALKSLDAKKSEAIVLMLTDEENLRLCEMIYENIGTKDVVVRLNQRYNFDKFHKLGALIVDPSTAMVSLMDHFVRSPQATSLLLGMQEGQDTLDLQVLNKDLFGIPLRDLRLPSDIIILSIRRKGQMIISHGYTRLRKGDWVTMVGSNESLKKMTLLFDSSN; translated from the coding sequence ATGGCAATTCTTAATTCGATTGGCGTACTACTAGCTTTTTCAATTGTAGCAATTGCTGCCAATCAGATAGCGCGCTATTTTCAAAATATAAGACTGCCAATCATTACAGGGTTTTTGGTAGTAGGGGTGCTTTCCGGGCCATTTGTTTTGGGATTAATACCATCAGGCTCTGTTGTTCAGCTAAAAATAATAAATGAAATAGCGCTTTCATTTATTGCATTTGCTGCGGCTTCTGAACTGTATATTAAAAACTTACGAAGTAGGCTTAACAATATTAAGTGGCTTACAATAGGGCAATTAGGTATCACCTTTACACTTTTGGTGATTTCCATCTTCTTCATAGAAGAGCTCGTACCTTTTTCCGCCAACTTACCCTGGCCCAACAGGCTGGTCATTGCCATGCTAATCAGTGCCATATTTTGTGCTCGCTCACCCTCGTCAGTTATTCCTGTAATTAATGAAATGCGAGCTAAGGGTTCATATACCAGTTCCGTAATGGGCACAACAGTGCTGTTGGACTTTCTGGTCATTATATTATTCGCAATGGTTCTCTCATTTGGTATTGCCCTTTATGAAGGTGCCGATGTAAATATTATTTCGTTAGTTAAAATCCTTTTTGAAATTGCAGGTTCAATAGTATTGGGCCTAGGTTTTGCCTTTTTATTAAGCCTATTATTGGCTGCGCAACTCAAATTGCCTGTTAAAGGCATATTGCTCCTAGTGCTGGGGTTCATCATTTTTAGTGTTAGCGACTTTCTATCCTACCTCCCAGAGCAAATTTGGTCTGTGTCACTTCATTTAGAACCACTTTTAATGTGTGTTGTAGCTGGCTATCGAATCACCAACTTTACGCGCTATAGGCAAGAATTTATTAAGATTATCCATGACATTGGCCCTTATATTTATTGTGCTTTTTTTACAGCTGTAGGTGCGATGCTCAACATTCAGTTGATTTATGAAGTCTTACCTTCAGCACTCATACTTTTGGCACTTAATGCAGTATTACTTTTTGTTGGTACGGGCATAGGTGCCAGAATTAGTAAAGAACCACCTAAGAGAACTTCGGTCTATTGGATGGCTTTCTTAACGCAAGCAGGCGTTGGTCTTGGATTAGTAACAACGGTGATCGATACTTTTCCAGAATGGGGACAAGAATTCGCAACATTGGCCATCTCAGTAATAATTATGAATCAACTTATTGGGCCACCCTTGTTTAAATGGGCCATTACCAAAGTGGGTGAAAATCATGAGCGGGCTACCATTCCTACTTTTGATGGAATTAGAGATGCAATTGTCATTGGTTTTGAGAGTCAATCTGTTGCACTGGCCAGGCAGTTAAAAAGCCATGGATGGGAGGTTAAACTAGCTACTAGAAAGCAAGATTTAAATAGCGATGAATTTCCTGATGTAGATATACGAGTGGTGGAAAGGTTAGACCTGGAGGCACTTAAAAGCCTGGATGCTAAAAAATCTGAGGCAATTGTACTGATGCTTACTGATGAAGAAAACCTGAGGTTGTGTGAAATGATCTATGAGAATATCGGCACCAAAGATGTTGTCGTGAGGCTCAATCAAAGATATAACTTCGACAAATTTCATAAGCTGGGTGCACTTATTGTAGATCCTTCGACAGCCATGGTAAGTCTTATGGATCATTTCGTGAGATCACCACAAGCCACATCGTTACTTCTTGGTATGCAGGAAGGTCAGGATACGCTGGATCTGCAGGTTCTTAATAAAGATCTGTTCGGTATACCTTTACGAGACCTGAGACTGCCTTCTGATATAATTATACTATCGATAAGGAGAAAGGGGCAAATGATTATTTCGCACGGCTACACGCGTTTACGTAAGGGCGATTGGGTAACAATGGTTGGTTCCAATGAGAGTTTGAAAAAAATGACCCTTCTTTTTGATAGTTCAAATTAA
- a CDS encoding sensor histidine kinase, giving the protein MLKSPFYKKLYLGNNTEFDSISEEKRAILTGQLSLICILLSIFYFVVDAILGSTSSVPEYILLATIGVGSLLINRAGRTKIAKNFLMVGANVVVFITFEREFQGTGSFMFFISCMLGSFALFGFEGKKYAIALSLFSLLLFFIAYFVEFDFLPKTDFTAEEAQLNFVINFTVASTTAIVIIIFLLNLNTLAESDLIETTEELKSNKKRFELAIKGSSAGIWDWDIVNDRIFISPQLMTLLDYPDVKYANIDFDQIRRVIHPDDLKQFDLKLAEHLNEQKPFHAEMRFKRNDGSYVWVLDTGQAEWNEKGRAVRMVGTIVEVDDLKKAFKQLEEQNTLLEKTNEELDRFVYSTSHDLKAPLSSIQGLVNVAIKSKDEVEMTECLRMIENRVQTLNGFIAEIIDYSRNSRLDIALEKVNLRDLISELIEGLQFFDRSEQIHFDIQIDDDFTIKTDKGRLKIILNNLLANAIKYHDWSKDSQVIKVIAEDHNHSITVKVEDNGLGIDDELQDKIFNMFFRASEKSEGSGLGLYIAKEMVAKLNGTIGLKSEVGKGSCFFVNLPVHKV; this is encoded by the coding sequence TTGCTTAAGAGCCCGTTTTACAAAAAATTATACTTAGGAAACAATACTGAATTTGATTCAATATCAGAAGAAAAACGTGCAATTCTTACTGGTCAGTTAAGTCTTATATGCATATTACTAAGCATATTTTATTTTGTTGTTGACGCTATTTTAGGATCAACTTCTTCCGTTCCTGAATACATTTTATTAGCTACGATTGGTGTAGGTTCTTTACTTATTAACAGAGCGGGTCGAACAAAAATTGCCAAAAATTTCTTGATGGTGGGTGCAAATGTGGTCGTATTTATCACTTTTGAGAGAGAATTTCAAGGTACAGGATCGTTCATGTTTTTTATTAGTTGCATGCTCGGTTCTTTTGCCTTATTTGGTTTTGAAGGGAAAAAATATGCAATAGCACTTTCTCTATTTTCACTTTTGCTATTCTTCATTGCTTATTTTGTCGAATTTGATTTTTTACCTAAAACCGACTTTACAGCAGAAGAAGCACAACTAAACTTCGTAATAAATTTTACGGTGGCATCAACAACCGCCATTGTTATTATAATATTTCTACTAAACCTTAATACACTAGCCGAATCAGATTTAATTGAAACAACCGAAGAATTAAAATCAAATAAAAAGCGATTTGAACTAGCTATTAAGGGTTCAAGTGCAGGAATATGGGATTGGGATATTGTCAACGATCGTATTTTTATCAGCCCTCAATTAATGACATTACTCGATTATCCTGATGTCAAATATGCAAACATAGATTTTGATCAAATTAGAAGAGTTATTCACCCTGACGATTTAAAGCAATTCGATCTGAAATTAGCTGAACATTTAAATGAGCAGAAGCCGTTTCATGCGGAAATGAGATTTAAAAGAAACGATGGTTCTTATGTATGGGTTTTGGATACCGGCCAGGCAGAGTGGAACGAAAAAGGCCGGGCAGTGCGCATGGTAGGAACCATCGTGGAAGTAGACGATCTGAAAAAGGCATTTAAACAATTAGAAGAACAAAATACTCTCCTAGAAAAAACCAATGAAGAGCTAGATCGATTTGTTTACAGCACATCGCATGATTTAAAGGCTCCATTAAGCTCTATTCAAGGGTTAGTTAATGTGGCAATTAAATCTAAGGATGAGGTAGAAATGACAGAGTGTTTACGAATGATTGAAAATAGGGTACAAACCCTCAATGGTTTTATTGCTGAGATTATAGATTACTCCAGAAATTCCAGATTAGACATTGCTTTGGAAAAAGTGAATTTACGTGACCTAATTTCCGAACTTATTGAAGGGTTGCAATTTTTTGACCGTAGCGAGCAAATTCATTTTGACATTCAGATAGATGATGATTTTACTATCAAAACAGATAAAGGGCGTTTAAAAATAATATTGAACAACCTTCTTGCTAATGCTATAAAATACCACGATTGGTCTAAAGATTCTCAGGTTATAAAAGTGATAGCTGAAGATCATAATCATTCAATTACCGTGAAAGTGGAGGACAATGGCCTCGGCATTGATGATGAATTGCAGGATAAAATCTTCAACATGTTTTTCAGGGCAAGCGAAAAATCGGAAGGGTCAGGCCTTGGTTTGTACATTGCCAAAGAGATGGTTGCCAAGTTAAACGGAACCATAGGCCTTAAGTCAGAAGTAGGAAAAGGTTCTTGCTTTTTTGTCAATTTGCCTGTTCATAAAGTATA